Part of the Deinococcus aestuarii genome, CTCAGCCCCTCGGCGGCGGCGGCCGCCTTCGACCAGGAGAATTTCGGCGGCGCGAACCGGGCCAGTTTGTTCTTCAGGATGCGGGTAATGACCGCCGGGGTGGGCAACTGGTACTCGATCACGTCGTCGAAGCGGCGGAAGAGGGCCGGGTCGAGGAGCTCCGGGTGGTTCGTGGCCGCGACGATCAGACTCGTGGAGGTGTCCTGCTCGAGGAACTGGAGGAACGAGTTCAGGACGCGCCGAATCTCCCCCACGTCGTTGCCCGCGCTGCGCCTCGCGCCGATGGCGTCGAACTCGTCGAAGAAGTAGACGCCCCTCATCGTGCCCATCGCCTCGAAGACCGTCCGCAGTTTCGCCGCCGTCTCCCCCATGAACTTCGTGATGACCCCCTCGAGCAGCAGGGTCATGAGCGGCAGTCCCAGCTCGCCGGCCAGGGCGTGCGCGGTCAGCGTCTTGCCGCTGCCGGGCGGGCCGATCATCAGGATCTTGCGCCGCGGGGTCAGCCCGAAGGCCCGCAGCCGTTCCTGCTGCACGTACTCGTGAATCACCCGCTCCAGGCGTCCGGCCGTCTCGTCGGGCAGGACCAGGTCCTTGAGCCGCTGGCGCGGGTGCGACACCGACAGCAGGGAGGCGAGTTCCCCCTTGGGCGGCAGCGGTTGGAACACCAGCGGGG contains:
- a CDS encoding AAA family ATPase, which encodes MSTSNHVLALVKSHVDRDDQQFLSVALQVAAREARQGHGNVAQELRKLMDLARSREGLPPPASPSPLVFQPLPPKGELASLLSVSHPRQRLKDLVLPDETAGRLERVIHEYVQQERLRAFGLTPRRKILMIGPPGSGKTLTAHALAGELGLPLMTLLLEGVITKFMGETAAKLRTVFEAMGTMRGVYFFDEFDAIGARRSAGNDVGEIRRVLNSFLQFLEQDTSTSLIVAATNHPELLDPALFRRFDDVIEYQLPTPAVITRILKNKLARFAPPKFSWSKAAAAAEGLSHAEVARAAEEAAKTAILGGREQIGALELLAALEERKLARR